One genomic segment of Caldimonas brevitalea includes these proteins:
- the phaR gene encoding polyhydroxyalkanoate synthesis repressor PhaR gives MAQAKRSAAAGQDAAEPGVRTLKKYPNRRLYDTETSSYITLADVKEMVLAGENFVVRDAKTNEDLTRSILLQIILEEETGGVPMFSTRMLAHIIRFYGHTMQGLMGTYLEKNIQAFIDMQSRFAEQSKGVYDPKGLNAEMWTQFMNVQAPMMQGLMTNYLEQSKNMFVQMQEQMQKQAESLIPGFPGFPPQNR, from the coding sequence ATGGCACAAGCCAAACGCAGTGCGGCTGCGGGGCAGGACGCAGCCGAACCGGGCGTGCGCACCCTGAAGAAGTACCCGAACCGCAGGTTGTACGATACCGAGACCAGCAGTTACATCACGCTGGCGGACGTCAAGGAAATGGTGCTGGCGGGTGAAAACTTCGTGGTGCGTGACGCGAAGACGAATGAAGACCTGACGCGCAGCATCCTGCTGCAGATCATTCTCGAAGAGGAAACGGGCGGCGTGCCCATGTTTTCCACCCGCATGCTGGCCCACATCATCCGCTTCTATGGCCACACCATGCAGGGCCTGATGGGCACCTATCTAGAGAAGAACATTCAGGCCTTCATCGACATGCAAAGCCGGTTCGCCGAGCAATCCAAGGGCGTGTACGACCCCAAAGGCCTGAATGCCGAGATGTGGACCCAGTTCATGAACGTGCAGGCGCCGATGATGCAGGGTCTGATGACGAACTACCTCGAGCAGTCGAAGAACATGTTCGTGCAGATGCAGGAGCAAATGCAGAAGCAGGCGGAGTCGTTGATTCCTGGCTTCCCGGGTTTTCCTCCACAGAACCGTTGA